The following DNA comes from Nitrogeniibacter aestuarii.
CACCCAATGACTTTGCGCGAGAACAGGTCCAGTACAACTGCCAAGTAGAGCCAGCCCTGCCAGGTCCGGATATACGTGATGTCGGTAACCCAGACTCGGTTGGGCTGTGAGACGTCAAAATTGCGCTTGACGAGATTGGGGATCAGCTCAGCTGACTTGCCACCAGCAACGTAGCGACGGGTCCGGTAGCCGCCTTTCGCGTGCATCCCATTCTCTTTCATCAGCCGAGCAACACGATGCTTGCTGCACGTCTCGCCAGCCTCTCTAAGATCGAGAAAAACGCGTGGAGCACCGTATACACCTTGGCTTGCATTGAACGATGCTCGGATCAGGCCGATCAAACGTCTGTCTTCGCGAGCCCGATCAGAGACCGGCTTGGTGAGCCACGCGTAGTAGCCGCTCGGCGCTACATTCAGCAAGCGGCACATCATTTGAACGCTGTACTCTTTCTCGTTGTTCTTGATGAACTCGTACTTTCGCCGAACGGCGCTTGTATGTGGTTTGTTGGGCACTTGTTACCTCCGGCGTTTCGTTCGCCATCGTCACAGTGTCCACAGAATCCTGGGAATTCCAATTTCCGAATTCGAGGTTTGCAAACGATGACGATGGTCAGCGGATTTTAAAGAGGCCTGTAACTCCCAAGAGTATCGGTTTTTGCGCGTGGGAATGTTTGCACTTCATGTCGGCCGAACGTCCGGGGAGCGGCCCAGTGCCGCCTGTTTTCATCGCTCAGGACACCGGCCGCTCAGGCCGATTTCTAGACGCTCCCTTGCAAGCGTCCCGACCCGTCCTGCAAAGAGGGTCGCATCCGGGGGAGGGCGCGTTTGGGATTGTGTCCCCAGACGTGGCGTAAGAAGCGCAAGTCGTTAATTTCGGCAGGTCATCCGCTTCGGTTTGGAAGGAGCACATGTCAGGCAGCTACGGCGGGCAGACTGACATTTGGATTGTCTCCAAATTCGGCGACCGTCACGACGATTGCACGGCGTCGCTTTTACTCGCGACTTACACAAGCAAATGGAGGGTTGCGCCAACGAGTGACGTGTTTGGCTCTCTAGGGCCTGCACATGTTTCAGTGCAAACGGAGCAACGTCAACGGCTCAGTGGTGGCACTAATAGTTTGACGTTTGTAAGCAGCTCAATTTTTTTGCTGACTAAATTCTACGGTTCTTAGCCGATGCACCGAAGTGGGGCAGAAATCGTACGAGATTCTCCAAACCCGTCAATTTTTAGTACGGCGGACTTATTTTCAATTCCTCGAACCTGCATTCTTGTGTTTACATAATCTTAATTATCGCTGTTTTATATCACGATGGAAGGGACATCATTGATGTCCCTTCTGGCTTACTTGATCTCGATGGTCAAAGGCTTGGGTTTGATGCCGCGTGCTTTGAGGTTAGCGTCAATCAGACCGGCCGCATCGGTGTTCGACTTTTCCAGGGCCCAACTGCGCGCGGTCCGGCCCTGATCGTTTTCGAGCGTAGCATCCGCGCCCTTCGACAACAGGTAGCGAACAACTTCGGTATGGCCGTTGCGTGCGGCCAGCATCAAGGCGGTGGCCTGGTTCGGTGCGCGCTGGTCGATGACCGCACCGCGATCGATCGTCCGTTTGACGATCTCGAGATGACCGTTGAACGCCGCATAGATCATCGGCGTCCAGCCCGTGTTGCCGATGGGTGCACCGGCGTTGAGCAGCATGTCGACGATTTCGGTGTGCCCTTGAAGTGCGGCCAGTGAAAGCGCTGAGTCACCGGCCGGATTCTGGTAAGCGACCTGAGCGCCCCTTTTGATCAGCAGATCGACAATCTCGACGTTTCCTTCGCGTGACGCGAGGATGAGCAGTGAATTGCCGTTTTCATCGACGGTGTCCGGCAACAGCCCCTGGTCGAGCAACGACGACAGTTCGCTGGTATTGCCCATGCGTGCGGCGTTGATGGAGTCGTCGTAGGCTGCGGCCAGTGCGTGGTTGCTCATGGCGAGCGCTACGGTGACGGCGACGGCGACGGCACCGATCAGTGATTTCATGACTCAGAGTCCAATACGAAAAAGTGTCTTGAAGTTCTCGCTGGTGCGCTCGGCGACAGTCTCGACGTCGATCCCGCGCAATTCAGCAATATGTTCTGCGACATGTTTGACGAAGCCAGGTTCATTCGTCTTGCCACGGAACGGAACCGGTGCGAGATACGGCGAGTCGGTTTCGATCAGCATGCGGTCGAGCGGCACGTACCTGGCGACTTCCTTGAGCTCTTTCGCGTTCTTGAAGGTCACGATGCCTGAAAACGAAATGTAGAAGCCGAGGTCCATGGCGGCGCGGGCGACCTCTTGGCTTTCGGTAAAGCAGTGCATGACGCCACCGGGCACATCGGCGCCCTCTTCGCGCATCAGGCGCAAGGTGTCGTCGGACGCACTGCGCGTATGAATGACCAGCGGTTTGCACGTTTCCCGTGCCGCTCGAATGTGCACCCGAAACCGATCCCGCTGCCATTCCGGCGCATCCTTGTGCCAGTAGTAATCGAGGCCGGTTTCGCCAATGGCCACGATCTTCGGGTCATTGGCCAGTTCGACAAGACGTGCGACGTCCGGCTCGTCGACGTCCTCGTTGTCCGGATGGACGCCGACCGAGGCGTACAGATGCGCGTGCGCTTTGGCCAGTGCCAGCACGTTGGGAAACGTTTCAAGCTTGACGCTGATGCACAGCGCTGTATCCACTTGATTTTCTGCCATTTTTGCAAGGATCTCATCCTTGCGTTCGACAAGCTCGGGAAAATCGAGATGGCAGTGACTGTCAATGAACATGAAATCTACAGGGTATGTGTTGGTCGATTTGAGCCCAGATGGCCCGCAAGAATGTTCTCGATACGGCCGCGCAGCACCTTGCTTGCGTCGTCGTCTGCGAACTGGATGCCCACGCCCTGGGTCTTGCCGCCCTGGGCGCCGGCAGGCGTGACCCAGATGACTTTGCCGGCCACGGCGTGCTTGGTCGGGTCTTCCATGATCTGCAGGAGCATGAACACCTCATCGCCCAGCTTGTACTCACGCCCGGTCGGCACGAAGATGCCACCGTTGTTGATGAAGGGCATGTAGGCGGCGTAAAGGGCCGACTTCGAGTTGATGTTCAGCGACAGAACGCCTGGGCGGGCTGCGGCGGCGGGTTTGTTCATCACCTTCTCCGTGCTGGGGCGCGGTCCACGCGCCCTGCTGTTTTCATTCGAACACCGTGTTAACGCGCAGGTTGGGCCCGGACTTGAGCCGGACGTACCGCCTTGGCGTAACGCATCAGCAGGTCTTCAAGCACAAGGCGAAAATTCAACGGGTGGCTGGCCGCCCGATGAATCTGAACCAGTGCATTGTAGCAATCGACCAGCGCACGCTCGTCGGCGCGTGCGACCACCGCCTGCATCTGGTCTGCACAATCCGGAAAGAATCGCGCATTGGCCCCGAGTGCCAGCGCCCCCAGATCCCACACCCAGCGATGAACCCAGTCGATGAGCATGGGCAGATCGAAGCCGGCGTCGGTTGCATTCTTCGAGCGCAGCCAGGCATCCCAGTCACCTGCCACCATGACCGGATCGTTCGGCGGCATGCCAAGCAGGTCCTTGATCAGACGGCGACGCAGTTCATGGCCCTGCATGTCCGCGATCCTTTGGGCGGCCAGCGGCATCCCCCCTGCCAGCGCCAGCAGTGCGGCACCGCCCTCCCCGATCGATTCCTGCAACCAGGCGCTCGACGCATTGGCGTCGGGCCGCGGGAAAAACCATTGCTGGCAGCGGCTGCGTATGGTCGGCAGCAGGCGGCGCGGCGCCGAGCTGATCAGCAGGAAGAGGGTTTCGGGGGGCGGCTCCTCAAGTAGCTTCAACAGGGCATTTGCGGTGTTGGTGTTCATCGCCTCGGCGGGATCGATGAGCACCACCCGGGTGCCGTTCTGGTGTGCCGTAACGCCCAGCTTGTCGCGCAAGGCCCGAATCTGGTCGACCACGATCTGCGTCGACGGCTTGGTCTTGCCCGAACTCTGTTGTTCTTCCGGCAATTCCGCCTCGGGTACCACGCGAATGAGGTCAGGGTGATTGCCTGACATGCGCAAGCGGCATCCCTCGCATTCGCCACACGCCTCGCCAGTCGCGTTTGGCTGAGCACACAGCACCCGAGCGGCGTAGCTTTCAGCGAAATCCCGTTTGCCCTGGCCTGGTGCGCCGCTCAGGAGCAAGGCATGCGCCCGTCGGCTTTCGCCCTGAACCACCTGACGCCACAAGGGGGCGAGCCATGGATGAATCATGCGCCGAACCGCTCGATAAGCGCGCGTTCGAGTGCCAGGCCGATGGTGTCCGGATCGAGCGAAGCATCAATGACGCAGAACCGGTCCGGCGCCGCCTCGGCGCGCACAAGATACGCGTTGCGGACACGGGCGAAGAAGTCTGCTTTTTCTCGCTCGAAACGATCCGGCGCCTCGCCGGTGCCGGCAAGTCGTTGCGCCGCGACGGCCGGGTCGAGATCGAACAGAAAGGTGAGGTCGGGCTGCCGGTCCGCATGCACCCAGTGCTCCAGCACGTCGAACTTGGCCACGTCGAGTCCGCGCCCGCCGACCTGGTAGGCGTAGGTGGCGTCAGTGAAGCGATCGGACACGACCCAGGTGCCTTCTGCGAGCTTCGGTTCGATCAATTCGGCCAGGTGTTGCTTGCGTGCGGCAAACATCAACAGGGCTTCCGTTTCGAGATCCATGGACTCGTGAAGCAGCAAGGCGCGCAGCTTTTCACCCAGCGACGTACCGCCGGGCTCGCGACTCTGGACAAATGGATGATCATTCGCTGCAAGCCAGGCGCAGCAACGTGCAATCTGGCTGCTCTTGCCGGCGCCGTCGATACCCTCGAACGTAATGAATCTGGCCCTGGTGGCGGTTTCGCTCATGAGTCTCAACGCTTGAGTTGGAATTTGCGTACGGCACGATTGTGCTCGGCGAGGCTTCGAGAAAACTCCGACGAGCCGTCACCACGTGCGACGAAATAATAGTACTTGGACTCGGGCGGATTCAGCGCCGCCCGCAGTGATGCCAGACCGGGCATGGCAATCGGCGTGGGTGGGAGGCCATTGCGGGTGTAGGTGTTGTATGGCGTGTCGCGCGTCAGATCATTGCGACGCAGGTTGCCATCAAAGCGCTCACCGATGCCGTAGATTACGGTCGGATCGGTCTGAAGCAGCATGCCGACCCGAAGCCGGTTGATGAACACCGACGCAATCATCGGCCGATCTTCGGCCTGCCCGGTTTCCTTCTCGACGATGGACGCCAGTATCAGGGCCTCATAGGGAGACTTGAGCGGTAGGGAGGTATCGCGCCCGGCCCACTGTTCCGCAAGATGCGTCTGCATCTGCTCATAGGCACGCTTGAGCACGTCGATTTCGGAGTCGCCCCGATGGAAGCTGTACGTATCGGGAAAGAACAGACCTTCGGGATGCGATTCCTCGGCACCGATGCGCTTGAGAATTTCAGCATCGGTCAGTTGAGCGGTTTCGTGCGTGAGATCCTCATTCTGCTGAAGCGCCTGACGCACCTGGCGGAAGGTCCATCCTTCGATCAGGGCGACCGATCTAAGAATGACGTCCCCGCTGACCAGCTTGTCCAGCAATCCACGAGGCGAAATGCCCGACCTGACTTCGTAACTGCCCGCCTTGATCTGGTGCGCCTGGCCGCTCAGCCGTGCCATCCAGTAGAAAAACCGGGGGTCAATCTCAACGCCCGCGTCAGCGACAAGCTGGGCGACGTCGCGCATGGAGGCGCCTTTGGGGACGGTCACCTCGGTCACCCCCTGGTTGACCTCAAGCCCGGAATCGGCCTTGTTTATGGCCCACAGCGCAGCACCGGCCACGAGGAGGATGGGAACAATCAGCAGGACAATGAGAAATCGTATTTTCATCAAGGCGAAAAAGAGAAGTCAGTATGCGTCGGGCGCGAACGCCGACGCGCAGCGGGGCTTATAATAGCCGATCACCTCTACCCCTGATTACGACCTGACTGTCATGACTATCTGGAACACTCTGCTCGACGGCACCAGCCTGCGTGTCGAAGGCAACCGAATCGTATCCGACGATGCTTCTGCCGACGTGGCCAATGTGCGCAAGGGCGCCGTCATGGTCCCGCTCGTGCACCTCAAGGGTATCGAAGCCCAAGGTGAAGAAGTCACCGACTTCCTCCACAATCTTTTCTCCAACG
Coding sequences within:
- the tmk gene encoding dTMP kinase, translating into MSETATRARFITFEGIDGAGKSSQIARCCAWLAANDHPFVQSREPGGTSLGEKLRALLLHESMDLETEALLMFAARKQHLAELIEPKLAEGTWVVSDRFTDATYAYQVGGRGLDVAKFDVLEHWVHADRQPDLTFLFDLDPAVAAQRLAGTGEAPDRFEREKADFFARVRNAYLVRAEAAPDRFCVIDASLDPDTIGLALERALIERFGA
- the holB gene encoding DNA polymerase III subunit delta'; amino-acid sequence: MIHPWLAPLWRQVVQGESRRAHALLLSGAPGQGKRDFAESYAARVLCAQPNATGEACGECEGCRLRMSGNHPDLIRVVPEAELPEEQQSSGKTKPSTQIVVDQIRALRDKLGVTAHQNGTRVVLIDPAEAMNTNTANALLKLLEEPPPETLFLLISSAPRRLLPTIRSRCQQWFFPRPDANASSAWLQESIGEGGAALLALAGGMPLAAQRIADMQGHELRRRLIKDLLGMPPNDPVMVAGDWDAWLRSKNATDAGFDLPMLIDWVHRWVWDLGALALGANARFFPDCADQMQAVVARADERALVDCYNALVQIHRAASHPLNFRLVLEDLLMRYAKAVRPAQVRAQPAR
- the mltG gene encoding endolytic transglycosylase MltG, which translates into the protein MKIRFLIVLLIVPILLVAGAALWAINKADSGLEVNQGVTEVTVPKGASMRDVAQLVADAGVEIDPRFFYWMARLSGQAHQIKAGSYEVRSGISPRGLLDKLVSGDVILRSVALIEGWTFRQVRQALQQNEDLTHETAQLTDAEILKRIGAEESHPEGLFFPDTYSFHRGDSEIDVLKRAYEQMQTHLAEQWAGRDTSLPLKSPYEALILASIVEKETGQAEDRPMIASVFINRLRVGMLLQTDPTVIYGIGERFDGNLRRNDLTRDTPYNTYTRNGLPPTPIAMPGLASLRAALNPPESKYYYFVARGDGSSEFSRSLAEHNRAVRKFQLKR
- a CDS encoding PilZ domain-containing protein; protein product: MNKPAAAARPGVLSLNINSKSALYAAYMPFINNGGIFVPTGREYKLGDEVFMLLQIMEDPTKHAVAGKVIWVTPAGAQGGKTQGVGIQFADDDASKVLRGRIENILAGHLGSNRPTHTL
- a CDS encoding ankyrin repeat domain-containing protein; protein product: MKSLIGAVAVAVTVALAMSNHALAAAYDDSINAARMGNTSELSSLLDQGLLPDTVDENGNSLLILASREGNVEIVDLLIKRGAQVAYQNPAGDSALSLAALQGHTEIVDMLLNAGAPIGNTGWTPMIYAAFNGHLEIVKRTIDRGAVIDQRAPNQATALMLAARNGHTEVVRYLLSKGADATLENDQGRTARSWALEKSNTDAAGLIDANLKARGIKPKPLTIEIK
- a CDS encoding TatD family hydrolase — protein: MFIDSHCHLDFPELVERKDEILAKMAENQVDTALCISVKLETFPNVLALAKAHAHLYASVGVHPDNEDVDEPDVARLVELANDPKIVAIGETGLDYYWHKDAPEWQRDRFRVHIRAARETCKPLVIHTRSASDDTLRLMREEGADVPGGVMHCFTESQEVARAAMDLGFYISFSGIVTFKNAKELKEVARYVPLDRMLIETDSPYLAPVPFRGKTNEPGFVKHVAEHIAELRGIDVETVAERTSENFKTLFRIGL